In the genome of Roseovarius sp. Pro17, the window AGCGCAACTTTGCGCTCGGGCAGGTCCAGATCCAGTGGCTGGCGGTTCTTGCGCGCGATTTTCAACGTCTCGTAGGCGGCGTAGAGGGGTTTGATCACCTCCTCCATCAGCGGCGCGCATTTATCATTGGGCGTGCCGTCCATGGCCGCCTGCACCTCTTGGTAATTCAATGACGCGCCCGAGCGCATGATGCCGCGATGAAACGTCTGCCCGATCTTTTCGCCGAACTCGTTGACGCGCATCCGAACGGCAAGACAGGCACGCGGCACGCCTTCGTGCAGCGAGCATAGATCGCCCGACAAACGGTCCGGCAGCATCGGCACGACGCGGTCGGGGAAATAGCTGGAATTGCCACGTTTGCGCGCCTCGCCGTCCAACGCCGAACCGGGCGTGACGTAATGGGCGACATCCGCAATGGCGACCCAGATGACATGACCGCCCGGGTTTTTCGGATCGTCATCGCTGTGCGCATAGCAGGCGTCGTCATGGTCGCGCGCGTCGGCAGGGTCGATCGTGACCAGCGGCAGATCGCGCAGATCCTCGCGGCCCTTTAGGCCGGCAGGCTTCATTGCGTCGGCCTCGGCGATCACCTCGTCCGGGAAGTCATCGGGGATGCCGTGCTGGTGAATGGCAATCAGCGACACCGCACGCGGCGCCGATGGATCACCCAGACGGTTGATGATGCGCGCGCGGGGCAAGCCCATGCGGCCCTTCGGCCCCGATTGCTCGGCCTCGACCAGTTCGCCGTCCTGCGCGCCGCCCGTGGCGCTGGCCTCGACCTGCCATTCGGTGCCCTGCCCCTTGTCGATGGGCAGGATGCGGCCCCCTTCGGTGCCCTTACGGTAGATGCCCAGCACCTTGGACGGGTTGGTGCCGATGCGCCGGATCAGCCGCGCCTCGTAATGATGCGCCTCGCCGGTGACCGCTTGCAACTTGGCAAGGATACGCTCGCCCTCGCCCAGCGCGGGATCGGACGCGCGGGGGATCAGCAGAACGACCGGCTCGGCGCCGTCGCCGTGCCACTCCAAGGGCTTTGCCAATTGATCGCCGTCGGGGGTCGCGCCCATGACTTGCAGCACGCTGACGGGTGGCAGGCGGTCCGGGTCGCGGTAGGTTTTCTTGCGCTTTTCCAGATGGCCCTCGGCCTCAAGTTCCTTGAGGATACGCTTGAGGTCAATCCGTGCGGCCCCCTTGATGCCGAACGCCTTGGCGATGTCGCGCTTGGCGGCGAGAGTGGGGTTTTCGGTGATCCATTGGAGGATCTCGGCTTTGGTGGGCATCTGATTCATGACGCGTTGCGTATCATGCAGGCTTGGCGGCGGAAACCGCTATCGCATCGCGTGCAGATCAGTGGGCAGATCGGCGGCGGTGTCGACGTCGCTGAGCGTATCGACCAGCGCGATGCGCATACCCGGCAGGCTTGCCATGCTGTCTGTCAGCGCATCGGCGCTGGACCAATGGACGTTTTGCAAAAACCCCGCCGGAGTGGCGCGGATCCGTTTGAGCCCGATCAGCCAATAACCACCATCGGGCGCGGGACCAAAGGCAGCGTCGTGCGCACCCAGCGCCTTGAAGGCGCGGGCGACATGGGCGCGGCGCACGCCGGGGATATCGCCGCCGATGATGCAGACCGGCCCCGGTGCAAGGGTAGGCGGCAGGCTGCGCATGATACGCGCCATGCGGTCCCCAAGGGTGCCACGCCCCTGCGCGATCCGTGCCAGATGCGCGGGCCAGACGCGGCTGCGCAGCCCCTCGCGGTCCGGTGCGACCGCCAGCACCACGCGCCAGCGCGGATCCTGAACCTCGCGCAGCAGACGCGCGGTTTGGTGGCGGAACCACCACGCGGCCGGGACCATGCCGATATCCCTGCCCAGCCGGGTTTTCACGCGGCCCGGGCGCGGCTCTTTCAGCATGATGACCAGCGTCGGGCGCATGGATCAGGCGAAGTAGTCGTGCAGGATGCGGCTGTAGATCGCCTTGAGCTGGTGGATATGATCGACGCTTACTCGCTCGTCCACCTGATGCATGGTCTTGCCCACAAGGCCGCATTCCACCACCGGACAGTGATCCTTGACAAATCGCGCATCGGACGTGCCACCTGACGTGCTGAGCACAGGCGTGAGCCCGGTTTCGGCCTCAACGGCGCGCACGACCATGTCCGAGAATGCGCCCGGCGGCGTGACAAAGCTTTCGCCCGAATTTTTGACCGTAAGCGTGCCGGTCACGCTCATTTCGCTGCATATGACATCTATCTGTTCTTGCAGCCACGCGGTCAGGCTATCGCCGGTATGAGCGTCATTATAGCGAATGTTGACAGTTGCGCGGCAGTTGGCGGGGATAACGTTGGTTGCAGGATTGTCAGTGTCGATGGTCACGACTGCCAACGTGGATGGGTCGAAATGATCGGTCCCCTCATCCAGCGTATGCGAGCTGAGCCGATCCACCAGCCGCGCCATGGCAGGCAGCGGATTGACCGCGCGGTGCGGATAGGCCGAGTGGCCCTGCACACCGGTGATGGTCAACCATGCGTTCAGTGAGCCGCGCCGCCCGATCTTGATCATCTCGCCCATCTCGTCCGGGCATGTCGGCTCGCCCACGAGGCAGACGCTCATCGCCTCGCCATTGGCCTGCATCCAGTCGAGCAAGGCGACGGTGCCATCCAGCGCGTCGCCCTCTTCATCGCCGGTGATGGCCAGAATGACGGCCCCCTCGGGCGGTGTCTGTTGCACGAAATCCACGGCTGCGGCGGCAAAGGCGGCAACGCCGGACTTCATGTCCGTCGCGCCCCGTCCCCACATCATGCCGTCCCGCACTTCAGCGCCAAAAGGCGCAACGCTCCACGCCGCCTCGTCACCCAGCGGCACGACATCGGTATGCCCGTTAAAGCCAAAGCTGCGCGCAGCCCCCTTGGCGCCCCAACGTGCGTACAGATTGGAAATTCCGGCCCGATCGACGCGCCAACACTCAAAACCCGCGCCACTTAGCAACCCCTCCAGCAACACCAGCGCGCCGGCCTCTTCTGGGGTAACGGACGGGCAGCGGATAAGCGCGGCGGTAAGGTCGGCGGGATCAACGGGTGAGTGCGGCATGGTCCCTCGGCAATAATGAACGGTGACTCTTGATGGCTAGCGCGGATGCCACGCCTTTGCAAATAATGCGCGCGAGCGGCAAAAAAAGTTAGCAACGCGCTGAAACGCTGGTATTTAGGAAGTAATAAAAAAATAGACCCGAGGCAGGGCACAGGCAAAGGGCCGCAAAAGGCCCTGATCGAGCGGATCGCCAATTTGCGATTCATATGCGGCAGCGGGATCATTTTTCCGCAGCGCCGGTCCATGTGTGCTGACCTCGCTCAAAGGGGAACGGGCAGGACATGGTTGCAGGCGTAGAGCTACCGATCGACAGATTCGCATCCGCCATGCAGATGGCGCAAGAGATGTTCGGATCGGGCGCGACGGTGCAGAGCGCGTCCTATTCCGGGGATCGTGACAGTTCGGGCATTTACAGCAACGGCGACTTAATTTCGCCTGGCGTGCTGCCCGGCGATAGCGGCGTCATGTTCTCGACCGGCGATCTACGCGGGTTCACCAATACAAATATTTTTCAGTCGAACGAAGAGTCCAACCGCACGACCAATTCAAGCGGCCAGAACAACAACCCAGATTTCAACGCCGCCGCTGGCACGAACACCTACGACGCGTCCTATATCGACGTCGATTTCACGCCGACGGGTGACATGCTGACGATGCAGTTCGTCTTTTCGTCCGAGGAATACCCCGAATACGCCGCCGGTGCGTTTCAGGACTTTGTCGGTGTGTGGATCAACGGCCAACAGGTGCAGCTAAGCGTCGGCGACGGCGATATCGACCCGAACAACCTGAACTCGGGGGCCAACGGCAACCTCTTCATCGACAACACGGGCGATCAATACAATACCGAGATGGATGGTTTTACCGTCAACCTGACGATGAAAATCCCGGTAAACGCGGGCCAGCTGAACTCGATCCGCATCGGCATCGCGGACGTGAGCGATTCCAACTACGACAGCACGCTGATCATCGCTGGCGGCAGCATTCAGGGGTCCGTGCTGGCGATTGACGACACAACCAAGCTTGACCCGTTCGGCACCAAAAACCTCGACGTGCTTGCCAACGATACCAACGCCTCGCCCGGCAGCCTGACGATCACCCATATCAACGGGCAGGCGGTCAGTGTTGGCGATACCGTTACGCTGAACAGCGGCCAGACGGTCATGCTGAACGCAGATGGCACGCTGGGCCTGACCGGCGATGGCGACACCGAAGAGTTCAACTTTACCTATGCGATCGAGAATGCCAGTGGCGTCAGCGACACCGGCTTTGTTCTGGTCGACAGCGTGCCCTGCTTTGTCGCGGGCACCATGATCCGCACGCCGACCGGCCGCCGACCGGTGGAAACGCTGGAGCCGGGCGATCTGGTGATGACACGCGACGATGGCGCCCAACCGCTGCGCTGGATCGGGCAGCGGCGCATTGCGGCGACCGGCGACTTTGCCCCGATCCACATCGCGGCAAACACCTTTGGCACGCATGGCGCGCTGGCGCTGTCGCCGCTGCACCGTGTGCTAATCCGCGACTCGCTGGCCGAGCTTCTGTTTGGCGAGGGTGAGGTGTTAGTGGCCGCGCGCGATCTGGTCAACGATTGCACTGTGCGGCGCGTTGAGGGCGGCGAGGTAGAATACGTGCATATCCTGTTTGACCGCCATCAGGTGGTCTATTCCGAAGGCCTGCAAACCGAAAGCTTCCTGCCCGGTCCGCAGACCGCCTCCAGCTTCGAGGCCGAGATCGTAGACGAGATCTGCGCAATCTTTCCCGAACTGTGCCGCGAGACGGGGCGTGGATATAGCCCGGCGGCCCGGCGCACGTTGAGACGCTATGAGGCGCGATTGCTCATGGCTGGCGCGCGGGCGGCCTGAGATGGGTTGGATCGGCATAGCTGATCACGACGGTGGCCGGTTTGATCCGGCGGGCCTCACGGGGCGCAACGCCGTCGCCACGCGGCCGCTGGACGGCATCGCCCAGCGCGGCACGCTGATGATCGAAACATTTCTGTCGCCCGAGGGGCGGCCTCAGACGCTGCTGGGCCTGACACGTGCGCAGCCGCTGGGCGGTCTACTGTCGGTGCAGGTGCGGCCCTCGGGACTGATTGAGCTGATCGACGAGGCGGGCGGCGACGTGCGTGACGCCGCGCTGATCCATGATTTCGACGGGCGCAGCGAGCAGGTGCGCGTGCGCTACAGCTGGGACAATGGTGCAGACAACGGGTTGCTGTCGCTGGAACATATGGCCAGCGGGCGCATCAGTCGCACGCACGTCCCGCCGGGCCACCCCCTGCCATTCGAGGATCTGCGCATGCTGACCCGCCGTCCGGCGCACCGGGTGATGGATAGTGATGTCGGCTTTGTCGCCGTGTCGGATGAGGTCGAGCCAATTGGCCCGATGCCGGGTCTGACTGCAAATGTGCCTATCGCAACCCCGCGCGGAGAAGTGCCGGTGGCGCAGTTGCGGCGCGGCGATACCGTGCTAACGTCCGGCGGCGAGGTCGTGCCAGTGCTGCGCGCGGTGCGCCAGACGGTGCCGGCGCATGGCGTGCTGCGGCCCGTGCGCCTGCGCGCGCCGTTCTTTGGGCTGACACGCGACATTCTAATCGCGCCGCATCAGCGGCTGGTCATCGGCGGCAGCGACGTGGAGTATATGTTCGGGACCGAGGCGGCGCTGGTGCCTGCGCGTGATCTGGTCAACGGAGCGTCGGCCCAATACGGCAATGGGCCGGATCTGGTGACGTATCACCACCTGCTGCTGCCCGAACATCAGGCCATCGTCGCCGCTGGCTGCCCGGTAGAGAGCCTCTATATCGGGCGGCTGCGTCGCGACCGTGACGCGTTGGCCGCGTCGGTTCTAAGCGCAGCAGACGCCTCGCGCCTGCCAGAACACGCCTGCCCGATCTGGCCGGTGCTGAAACCTTTCGAGTCGCGGACGCTGGCGACGCAGCGCGCGGCATAGGGCGACTTAGTCCTCGCCGCCCTCGTCGCCTTCACGACCTTCGTCGCCGAAAAACGGTGTCATCTGCGCCACGATCACGGAGTTTTCGTCGCGCGCGCGCTGCATCAGCGCGCGATCCTCTTCGCCGATCTCATGACCTTCGGCCTCGCGCTCGGCCAATGTGCCGTAGCCTGTTACGTCCAGTGGGGCGGTATCCGCCTGCTTGAGGATCGCAACCGTCTCGCGCACGGCTTCGCTCTCATCCACACCGCTGGCATAGATGACGAGGGCCGCGCCGGTCGCGCCCTTGGGCAGGCCATCACCAGCCTTGCGCCCGATTTCAACCAAGAGAGTATAGACCTCTTGCCGCTTGGGCGCCTTCTTGGGCTTGTCGCTGTCGGTCATCAGTCGCGCAGCAATTCGTTGATCGACGTCTTGGAGCGTGTCTGCGCATCCACCCGCTTGACGATCACCGCGCAATAAAGGTTCACACCGTTCTTGGACGGCAGGGATCCAGCTACGACGACAGAGCCGCTGGGAACTTCGCCGTAGGTTATATTGCCCGTCTCGCGATCGACGATCTTGGTCGATTGGCCGATGAATACGCCCATGCCCAGCACGCTGCCCTCGCGCACGATGCAGCCCTCGACCACCTCCGAGCGCGCACCGATAAAGCAGTTATCCTCGATGATAGTCGGCCCGGCCTGCATCGGCTCCAGCACGCCACCGATGCCGACGCCACCCGAGAGATGCACGTTCTTGCCGATCTGCGCACAGCTGCCAACGGTGGCCCATGTATCGACCATGGTGCCGCTGTCGACGTAGGCGCCCAGATTGACGAAGGACGGCATCAGCACGACGCCGGGGGCAATATAGGCGCTCTTGCGCACCACGCAGCTGGGGACGGCGCGGAAACCGGCGCCCGCCCACTCGGCATCGCCCCAGCCCTTGAACTTGCTGTCAACCTTGTCCCACCAGCCGCCCCCCTGAGGGCCACCCGGCTGCGCCTCCATGTCCTTGATACGAAAGCCCAGCAGCACGGCCTTTTTGGCCCACTGATTGACGTGCCAGACGCCATCATCGCGCGGCTCGGCCACGCGCAACTGGCCGCTGTCCAGTGCCTCCAACGTCGCCTCGATGGCTTCGCGCGTTTCGCCGCCCGTGGCGGAGGTGATGCTATCGCGCGCCTCCCAGGCGGCCTCGATCGCGGTCTCTAACTGGGCATTGGACATGGGGGCCACTCCTGATCAGGTTTTTGTCTGGATAGCGTATAGGCAGGCGCGCGTGCGTGCGCAATGCACCCAAACGGCCCCCGCACCGCTGGTCAAGCCCGCCGCGAGGCGATACTGCTGGCAAAAAGCGCATGCCAGCCCCGAGGATGATCCCGATGAACGACGACCGCACCAGCCAGTTTCGCGACGCAGGCACCGACCACACGACCGCCAAGCAGGTGCCAGATACCCCGCAGACACGCGCGCCCGCCTACCGTCTGGCCTTTACGGATACCGATTTCATGCTGCGCGAAGATCTGCGGCCCGTGCGCCTGCAGCTGGAGCTGCTCAAACCCGAGCTGATCCTGAACGAGCGCGGTATTCGCAGCACCGTGGTGCTATTCGGCGGCGCGCGCATCCCCGAGCCATCCAAGAAAGAGAGCGCACGCACGAAGTCGCTGGCTGATCTGTCGAAATATTATGACGAGGCCCGCGAATTCGCGCGCCTTATGACCTTGAAATCGATGGCGTCCTATGGCCGTGATTATGTCGTCGCCACAGGCGGCGGGCCGGGCGTGATGGAGGCCGGAAACCGCGGTGCGGCGGATGCAGGCGGCGCGTCGATTGGACTGAACATCGTGCTGCCACACGAACAGGCGCCGAACGGGTACGTCACGCCCGGCCTCTGCTTCAACTTTCACTACTTTGCGATCCGCAAGATGCATTTTCTGATGCGCGCTCGGGCGATCTGCGTCTTTCCCGGCGGCTTTGGCACGCTGGACGAAACATTCGAGGCGCTGACGCTGATCCAGTCAGACCGGATGAAGCGCATGCCGTTCCTGCTGTTCGGCGAGGAATTCTGGCGCAAGATCATCAACTGGGAGGCGCTGGCAGATGCCGGCACCATTAGCGACGAGGATCTGGAGTTGTTCCAATTCGTCGAGACTGCCGCCGAGGCGATTCAGGTCATCGACGACTGGGACGCCGCACAGATCGACTGCTGACGACGCGGCCAACTGCGCAGAATCGGACAGTGCTTAGCCGAGGCCAGCATCTGCCTCGATCTGGCGGCGGGATTTGCGCGCGCGCTCGGTCGCTGATTTCAGCTGGCCGCAGGCGGCCATGATATCCTCGCCGCGGGGCTTGCGGATGGGGCTGGCATAACCGGCCTTGTGAATGATGTCGGCAAAGGCGTGGATGCGGTTGTTCGAGCTGCGTGTGTAGGGTGCGCCGGGCCATTCGTTGAACGGAATCAAGTTGATCTTGGCCGGGATACCCTCGATCAGCTTGACCAGCCGGTGCGCGTCGTCATCGCTGTCGTTGATGCCGTTCAGCATGACATACTCAAAAGTGATCCGCTCGGAATTGCTGACCTTTGGATAGGCGCGCAACGCGTCCAGCAGCGCCTCAATGTTCCATTTCTTGTTGATCGGCACGAGGCCATCGCGCACTTCGTCCGTTGTCGCGTGAAAGCTGACGGCCAGCATGCAGCCGATTTCAGCCGCCGTGCGGTGGATCTCGGGCACGACGCCGGAGGTCGACAGTGTAATGCGGCGGCGGCTGAGCTGAATGCCCTCGGGATCCATCGCGATCTTCATCGCGTCGCGCACATTCTCAAAATTATAGAGCGGCTCGCCCATGCCCATCAGCACGATATTACTCAGCAGGCGCGTCTCATCCTTTGGCGCGCCTTGCTCGGGCCATTCATTCAGGTCATCGCGCGCGACCATGATCTGGCCGACAATCTCGCCCGCCGTCAGGTTGCGCACCAGTTTTTGCGTGCCGGTATGACAGAACGAACAGGTTAGCGTGCAGCCAACCTGAGACGAAATGCATAGCGTGCCGCGCCCTTCCTCTGGGATATAGACAACCTCGACCTCATGCCCGCCAGCGATGCGCACCAGATATTTGCGGGTGCCATCCGTGCTGACCTGACGGCTGACGACCTCGGGGGTGTCCAGCGTGAATTGCTCCGCCAAATCGACGCGATACTGCTTGGCGAGGTTGGTCATCTGTGCAAAATCGCGGATGCCCCATTGATAGACCCATTGCCAGATCTGGCCTGCGCGCATTTTTGCCTGCTTTTCAGGCGTGCCGTGGGCAATCAACGTGTCGCGCAGCGCATCGCGCGTGAGGCCGATCAGGTTCGGCTTGCCCTCCGGCACCTTGCGCGGGAGGGTCATGACGTCTTGTGTGATCGGGGTGGTCTGGGTCATTGGGGCGGGCCTTTCAGCGTCGGATATGACCCTATATAGGATTCGGCGACCAATGCCAAAGGGGCGCAGAGCAGGCTGGACCTGCCACACCGCGCAAATACGAAAAAGAGCGATCCAATTGGACCGCTCCTATTCACTTTAATTTGCAAAAGGCGCTCACTTACAGCGCTTCTCGGCCTCTTCCATCGCGGCGGTGTAGCCGATCAGCGAGAACGAATCCTTGGTTTGCGTCCCGCGCGCCGACCCCCCAGTCAGAACCGCGTCAGAGCCCCGCTTGAGCGCTGCGATGATCTTGGCGTCGTCATCGGCGCTGGCGGGCCATGCCCATTCCTTTTCGGTATATAGCTCGAACGTTTCCGTCCCGATCTGTAGCCCGACAGTGGATCCTTCGGCAAAAGGATAACCGCCGGTAAAGGCCACCTGCCCGCGCACGCCCGCATCGGGGCGAAAGAAGGTCATGAACAGGATTTCGCCCCGGCGCACGGCCACGACCTTGCCGCCCTTGGTGTTGATCGTCTCGGTCGGGGCCGACACGGTCCAGCACTCACGCGGGGTTTTTTCGGTGAAAACGCTCCAGGCCGTCTTGGCGGCGACCTGATTGGTGCTTTCGGCTTGTGCCAGGGCCGCACCGGACCCCATCATTGCAATTGCGGTAATTGCTGCGCCCAGCGCGCCGCGCGTCACGTGTAGTGCCATTCTTGTGCAGCCTCCAAGCCGTCCTTGAGCCTCAATTATATAGCGCCTGCCAGCCGCCCCTCTTGAAAAGGGTTTCCGCTTGGCATTCGCGTGGTTCTTCTCGACAGTGCAATACTAGCCCAGAACCTGCCAGAAACGAAAGAATGAATTGGCGGAATCCCGCAAATTACCATTCCAAGGAGTCACGCCCATGACCAGACCCGCAATCGCCCCCGTCCCAATGACCGAAATCTGGCGCGGCCCCATGGCCGAAAGCGTGCATCTGGGCCATGCCGTGATCTGCGGTCCCGGCGGTCAGATCGTCGAGGCGTGGGGTGACCCCAATGTGCAGATATATCCGCGCTCATCCGCCAAGATGCTTCAGGCACTGCCCTTGATCGAGAGCGGCGCGGCAGCTGCCGCCGGGCTGACGTCCGAGCAACTGGCACTGGCCTGCGCGTCGCATAACGGCGCGTCGATACATACAGAGCGGGTAGCGAAATGGGTCGAAGGGCTGGGTCTGGGCGAAAGCGATTTTCGCTGCGGCAGCCACATGCCCAAGGACGACGACGCCGCACATGCCCTGATCCGCGCCTATGAAAGCCCGTGCCAGTTGCACAACAATTGTTCCGGCAAACATGCTGGGTTTCTGACGCTGGCGCAGCATCTGGGCGCAGGGCCAGAATATGTCGAGATGGATCACCCGGTGCAGCAAGCCTGCCTTGCGGCCTTTGAGGAGGTGACGCAGGAATCGAGCCCCGGATACGGCATCGACGGCTGCTCGTCCCCGAATTTCCTGACCAGCCTGCACGGCATGGCGCGCGCGATGGCGTTCTTTGCAACTGCGCGCGAAGGCGGCGATACCCGTCAGAGCGCCGCCGCGCGCCTGCGCGATGCGATGATCGCGCATCCCGCGCTGGTCGCCGGAGAGGGGCGCGCCTGCACCGAGTTGATGCGCGCCTGCAAGGAGCCTGTGGCGCTCAAAACCGGTGCCGAGGCGTTTTTCA includes:
- the rnr gene encoding ribonuclease R, with product MNQMPTKAEILQWITENPTLAAKRDIAKAFGIKGAARIDLKRILKELEAEGHLEKRKKTYRDPDRLPPVSVLQVMGATPDGDQLAKPLEWHGDGAEPVVLLIPRASDPALGEGERILAKLQAVTGEAHHYEARLIRRIGTNPSKVLGIYRKGTEGGRILPIDKGQGTEWQVEASATGGAQDGELVEAEQSGPKGRMGLPRARIINRLGDPSAPRAVSLIAIHQHGIPDDFPDEVIAEADAMKPAGLKGREDLRDLPLVTIDPADARDHDDACYAHSDDDPKNPGGHVIWVAIADVAHYVTPGSALDGEARKRGNSSYFPDRVVPMLPDRLSGDLCSLHEGVPRACLAVRMRVNEFGEKIGQTFHRGIMRSGASLNYQEVQAAMDGTPNDKCAPLMEEVIKPLYAAYETLKIARKNRQPLDLDLPERKVALSDEGKVLSVNFTDRLDAHKLIEEFMVLANVAAAETLAAKKSPLLYRVHEEPPEEKLDTLREVAEAAGLVLAKGQVLKTSHINALLHGAAGTDHAEQINMSTLRAMTQAYYSPSNFSHFGLALMAYAHFTSPIRRYADLVVHRALISAHGWGDDGLGPGDEDRLEATAQHISETERRSMMAERDTNDRYLAAFLSERVGEEFTGRISGIAKFGAFVRLDETGADGLIPMRNLGHEYFHFDADSATLMGSESGRIITLGQRVTVKLAEAAPVTGGIALELISVEGKTMPQGRGRARGQPPKRKLGSAKKKAAKTKKKVERTRRD
- a CDS encoding TIGR04282 family arsenosugar biosynthesis glycosyltransferase, which encodes MRPTLVIMLKEPRPGRVKTRLGRDIGMVPAAWWFRHQTARLLREVQDPRWRVVLAVAPDREGLRSRVWPAHLARIAQGRGTLGDRMARIMRSLPPTLAPGPVCIIGGDIPGVRRAHVARAFKALGAHDAAFGPAPDGGYWLIGLKRIRATPAGFLQNVHWSSADALTDSMASLPGMRIALVDTLSDVDTAADLPTDLHAMR
- the dapE gene encoding succinyl-diaminopimelate desuccinylase, whose amino-acid sequence is MPHSPVDPADLTAALIRCPSVTPEEAGALVLLEGLLSGAGFECWRVDRAGISNLYARWGAKGAARSFGFNGHTDVVPLGDEAAWSVAPFGAEVRDGMMWGRGATDMKSGVAAFAAAAVDFVQQTPPEGAVILAITGDEEGDALDGTVALLDWMQANGEAMSVCLVGEPTCPDEMGEMIKIGRRGSLNAWLTITGVQGHSAYPHRAVNPLPAMARLVDRLSSHTLDEGTDHFDPSTLAVVTIDTDNPATNVIPANCRATVNIRYNDAHTGDSLTAWLQEQIDVICSEMSVTGTLTVKNSGESFVTPPGAFSDMVVRAVEAETGLTPVLSTSGGTSDARFVKDHCPVVECGLVGKTMHQVDERVSVDHIHQLKAIYSRILHDYFA
- a CDS encoding Hint domain-containing protein produces the protein MVAGVELPIDRFASAMQMAQEMFGSGATVQSASYSGDRDSSGIYSNGDLISPGVLPGDSGVMFSTGDLRGFTNTNIFQSNEESNRTTNSSGQNNNPDFNAAAGTNTYDASYIDVDFTPTGDMLTMQFVFSSEEYPEYAAGAFQDFVGVWINGQQVQLSVGDGDIDPNNLNSGANGNLFIDNTGDQYNTEMDGFTVNLTMKIPVNAGQLNSIRIGIADVSDSNYDSTLIIAGGSIQGSVLAIDDTTKLDPFGTKNLDVLANDTNASPGSLTITHINGQAVSVGDTVTLNSGQTVMLNADGTLGLTGDGDTEEFNFTYAIENASGVSDTGFVLVDSVPCFVAGTMIRTPTGRRPVETLEPGDLVMTRDDGAQPLRWIGQRRIAATGDFAPIHIAANTFGTHGALALSPLHRVLIRDSLAELLFGEGEVLVAARDLVNDCTVRRVEGGEVEYVHILFDRHQVVYSEGLQTESFLPGPQTASSFEAEIVDEICAIFPELCRETGRGYSPAARRTLRRYEARLLMAGARAA
- a CDS encoding Hint domain-containing protein, with protein sequence MGWIGIADHDGGRFDPAGLTGRNAVATRPLDGIAQRGTLMIETFLSPEGRPQTLLGLTRAQPLGGLLSVQVRPSGLIELIDEAGGDVRDAALIHDFDGRSEQVRVRYSWDNGADNGLLSLEHMASGRISRTHVPPGHPLPFEDLRMLTRRPAHRVMDSDVGFVAVSDEVEPIGPMPGLTANVPIATPRGEVPVAQLRRGDTVLTSGGEVVPVLRAVRQTVPAHGVLRPVRLRAPFFGLTRDILIAPHQRLVIGGSDVEYMFGTEAALVPARDLVNGASAQYGNGPDLVTYHHLLLPEHQAIVAAGCPVESLYIGRLRRDRDALAASVLSAADASRLPEHACPIWPVLKPFESRTLATQRAA
- the dapD gene encoding 2,3,4,5-tetrahydropyridine-2,6-dicarboxylate N-succinyltransferase; translation: MSNAQLETAIEAAWEARDSITSATGGETREAIEATLEALDSGQLRVAEPRDDGVWHVNQWAKKAVLLGFRIKDMEAQPGGPQGGGWWDKVDSKFKGWGDAEWAGAGFRAVPSCVVRKSAYIAPGVVLMPSFVNLGAYVDSGTMVDTWATVGSCAQIGKNVHLSGGVGIGGVLEPMQAGPTIIEDNCFIGARSEVVEGCIVREGSVLGMGVFIGQSTKIVDRETGNITYGEVPSGSVVVAGSLPSKNGVNLYCAVIVKRVDAQTRSKTSINELLRD
- a CDS encoding LOG family protein translates to MNDDRTSQFRDAGTDHTTAKQVPDTPQTRAPAYRLAFTDTDFMLREDLRPVRLQLELLKPELILNERGIRSTVVLFGGARIPEPSKKESARTKSLADLSKYYDEAREFARLMTLKSMASYGRDYVVATGGGPGVMEAGNRGAADAGGASIGLNIVLPHEQAPNGYVTPGLCFNFHYFAIRKMHFLMRARAICVFPGGFGTLDETFEALTLIQSDRMKRMPFLLFGEEFWRKIINWEALADAGTISDEDLELFQFVETAAEAIQVIDDWDAAQIDC
- the rlmN gene encoding 23S rRNA (adenine(2503)-C(2))-methyltransferase RlmN codes for the protein MTQTTPITQDVMTLPRKVPEGKPNLIGLTRDALRDTLIAHGTPEKQAKMRAGQIWQWVYQWGIRDFAQMTNLAKQYRVDLAEQFTLDTPEVVSRQVSTDGTRKYLVRIAGGHEVEVVYIPEEGRGTLCISSQVGCTLTCSFCHTGTQKLVRNLTAGEIVGQIMVARDDLNEWPEQGAPKDETRLLSNIVLMGMGEPLYNFENVRDAMKIAMDPEGIQLSRRRITLSTSGVVPEIHRTAAEIGCMLAVSFHATTDEVRDGLVPINKKWNIEALLDALRAYPKVSNSERITFEYVMLNGINDSDDDAHRLVKLIEGIPAKINLIPFNEWPGAPYTRSSNNRIHAFADIIHKAGYASPIRKPRGEDIMAACGQLKSATERARKSRRQIEADAGLG
- a CDS encoding invasion associated locus B family protein; amino-acid sequence: MMGSGAALAQAESTNQVAAKTAWSVFTEKTPRECWTVSAPTETINTKGGKVVAVRRGEILFMTFFRPDAGVRGQVAFTGGYPFAEGSTVGLQIGTETFELYTEKEWAWPASADDDAKIIAALKRGSDAVLTGGSARGTQTKDSFSLIGYTAAMEEAEKRCK
- a CDS encoding asparaginase, whose amino-acid sequence is MTRPAIAPVPMTEIWRGPMAESVHLGHAVICGPGGQIVEAWGDPNVQIYPRSSAKMLQALPLIESGAAAAAGLTSEQLALACASHNGASIHTERVAKWVEGLGLGESDFRCGSHMPKDDDAAHALIRAYESPCQLHNNCSGKHAGFLTLAQHLGAGPEYVEMDHPVQQACLAAFEEVTQESSPGYGIDGCSSPNFLTSLHGMARAMAFFATAREGGDTRQSAAARLRDAMIAHPALVAGEGRACTELMRACKEPVALKTGAEAFFIAIIPGRGLGIALKVADGADRGSECAIAALLVRLGVLEADHPSARKFMNKVVTNWRGIETGMIKPAPGLIA